The Pseudofrankia inefficax genome window below encodes:
- a CDS encoding leucyl aminopeptidase, with protein MTSASAAVAALKTLDVDAVVIGTAAGDDGPVPLGGTAELDAALGGRLAKVLADVGATGRAGDVVRFATLGALQAGSVVAVGVGPATNGDLDLEALRRAAGTASRALAGTTRVATTLALAGGAATPESVRAVAEGTLLGAYSFDSFRTTSAKGRLAPVEEIVVLVDDAGLDAATAAVEHAATVADAVRLVRDLVNTPPGHLPPARLAEIAEQEATAAGLVVEVLDEKELADGGYGGLLGVGQGSTNPSRLVRLEWPGTGGADAPVTLALVGKGITFDSGGLSLKPPASMEWMKTDMAGAASVLAAMVAVARLRVPARIVGWMACAENMPSGTAIRPGDVITLRGGTRVEVLNTDAEGRLVLGDALVRATEEEPAMVIDIATLTGAQIVALGQRTTGLLGRDAAVEAVAAAAKATGEAVWPMPMPPELRKGLDSTVADLANVPTNGSRDGGMLVAAHFLAAFVPDGIPWAHLDIAGPSWNGGEPYGHTPKAGTGALVRTLVQLAEDRASA; from the coding sequence ATGACCTCCGCCTCCGCCGCCGTAGCAGCGCTGAAGACCCTGGACGTGGACGCCGTGGTGATCGGTACCGCGGCCGGCGACGACGGTCCGGTGCCCCTCGGCGGCACGGCCGAGCTGGACGCGGCGCTCGGCGGCCGGCTGGCCAAGGTGCTCGCCGACGTCGGCGCCACCGGGCGGGCCGGCGACGTCGTCCGGTTCGCCACCCTCGGCGCGCTCCAGGCCGGCAGCGTGGTCGCGGTCGGCGTGGGTCCGGCGACGAATGGCGATCTCGACCTCGAGGCGCTGCGGCGCGCGGCCGGGACGGCCTCACGCGCGCTCGCCGGGACCACCAGGGTGGCGACGACGCTGGCGCTCGCCGGCGGCGCGGCCACGCCCGAGTCCGTGCGCGCGGTGGCCGAAGGCACGCTGCTGGGTGCCTACAGCTTCGACAGCTTCCGGACGACGTCGGCGAAGGGCCGCCTGGCGCCGGTCGAGGAGATCGTCGTCCTGGTCGACGACGCGGGCCTCGACGCGGCCACCGCCGCGGTCGAGCACGCCGCCACCGTCGCCGACGCGGTCCGGCTGGTGCGCGACCTGGTGAACACCCCGCCCGGCCACCTGCCGCCCGCCCGGCTGGCCGAGATCGCCGAGCAGGAGGCGACCGCCGCCGGGCTGGTCGTCGAGGTCCTCGACGAGAAGGAGCTCGCGGACGGCGGCTACGGCGGCCTGCTCGGTGTCGGGCAGGGCTCGACGAACCCGTCCCGGCTGGTCCGGCTTGAGTGGCCCGGCACCGGAGGCGCCGACGCCCCGGTGACGCTCGCCCTCGTCGGCAAGGGGATCACGTTCGACTCGGGCGGCCTGTCGCTCAAGCCGCCGGCGTCGATGGAGTGGATGAAGACCGACATGGCCGGCGCGGCCTCGGTGCTCGCCGCCATGGTCGCCGTGGCGCGGCTGAGGGTGCCGGCGCGGATCGTGGGCTGGATGGCCTGCGCGGAGAACATGCCGTCCGGAACGGCGATCCGGCCGGGTGACGTGATCACCCTGCGCGGGGGCACCCGGGTCGAGGTGCTGAACACCGACGCCGAGGGCCGGCTCGTGCTCGGCGACGCGCTGGTGCGGGCGACCGAGGAGGAGCCGGCCATGGTCATCGACATCGCGACCCTGACCGGCGCGCAGATCGTCGCCCTCGGCCAGCGGACCACCGGCCTGCTCGGCCGGGACGCCGCCGTCGAGGCCGTGGCCGCCGCCGCGAAGGCCACCGGGGAGGCCGTCTGGCCGATGCCGATGCCGCCGGAGCTGCGCAAGGGCCTCGACTCGACGGTCGCCGACCTCGCGAACGTCCCGACGAACGGCAGCCGGGACGGTGGGATGCTCGTCGCCGCCCACTTCCTGGCGGCGTTCGTCCCCGACGGCATCCCGTGGGCGCACCTCGACATCGCTGGCCCGTCCTGGAACGGCGGGGAGCCCTACGGCCACACCCCCAAGGCCGGCACCGGCGCCCTCGTGCGCACCCTCGTCCAGCTCGCGGAGGACCGGGCCAGCGCCTGA
- the gcvT gene encoding glycine cleavage system aminomethyltransferase GcvT: protein MADVSGADVPGTPALLRTPLFDRHLDAGAKLASFGGWEMPIEYAGAGVLAEHKTVREAVGVFDVSHLGKARVAGPGAAAFVNATLTNDLGRIRPGQAQYTLCCDESGGVVDDLIAYLYGDDDVFLVPNASNTAEVVRRLAATASPGLEVTSLHESYGVLAVQGPRAADVLAALGLPTEGEYMSFRDADWKGRPVIVCRSGYTGERGFELLPRWEHTVEVWDALLAAAAGVGGRACGLGARDTLRTEMGYPLHGQDLSLSISPVQARSGWAVGWSKERFWGRDALLAERAAGAARLLWGLKALDRGIPRPHMRVLDAAGADVGEVTSGTFSPSLRVGIGLALLDRSVAEGDEVGVDVRGRRSLMTVVRPPFVPSSPK from the coding sequence ATGGCCGACGTTTCTGGCGCCGACGTTCCTGGCACCCCAGCCCTGCTGCGCACCCCGTTGTTCGACCGTCACCTCGACGCGGGCGCGAAGCTGGCCTCGTTCGGCGGCTGGGAGATGCCGATCGAGTACGCCGGCGCGGGGGTGCTCGCCGAGCACAAGACCGTCCGCGAGGCCGTCGGTGTGTTCGACGTCAGCCACCTCGGCAAGGCACGCGTCGCGGGTCCCGGCGCCGCGGCGTTCGTCAACGCCACGCTGACCAACGACCTCGGTCGGATCCGCCCGGGCCAGGCCCAGTACACGCTGTGCTGCGACGAGTCGGGCGGCGTCGTCGACGACCTGATCGCCTACCTGTACGGCGACGACGACGTGTTCCTGGTACCGAACGCGTCGAACACCGCCGAGGTCGTGCGCAGGCTGGCGGCGACCGCCTCCCCTGGGCTCGAGGTGACCAGCCTGCACGAGTCCTACGGGGTGCTGGCGGTCCAGGGCCCGCGGGCGGCCGACGTGCTCGCCGCGCTGGGCCTGCCGACCGAGGGCGAGTACATGAGCTTCCGCGACGCCGACTGGAAGGGCCGGCCGGTGATCGTCTGCCGCTCCGGCTACACCGGCGAGCGCGGCTTCGAGCTGCTGCCCCGCTGGGAGCACACGGTCGAGGTCTGGGACGCGCTGCTGGCTGCCGCGGCCGGCGTCGGCGGGCGGGCCTGCGGCCTGGGCGCCCGCGACACGCTGCGCACCGAGATGGGCTACCCGCTGCACGGCCAGGACCTGTCGCTCTCGATCAGCCCGGTCCAGGCCCGCTCCGGCTGGGCCGTCGGCTGGTCCAAGGAGCGGTTCTGGGGCCGGGACGCCCTGCTGGCCGAGCGGGCGGCTGGGGCCGCCCGGTTGCTGTGGGGCCTCAAGGCGCTCGACCGGGGCATCCCGCGGCCGCACATGCGGGTGCTCGACGCGGCCGGCGCCGACGTCGGCGAGGTCACCAGCGGGACGTTCTCGCCGTCGCTGCGGGTCGGGATCGGCCTGGCGTTGCTCGACCGCTCGGTCGCCGAGGGCGACGAGGTGGGCGTCGACGTCCGCGGCCGCCGCTCGCTGATGACCGTCGTGCGTCCCCCGTTCGTGCCTTCTTCGCCCAAATAG
- a CDS encoding nicotinate-nucleotide--dimethylbenzimidazole phosphoribosyltransferase — translation MENPQSARAGTATPGSESPGAPAAPAGAAADTENNPNAAGLTAAVPIEVDAAPASETDPAPAAPAASGPAPIDPVPEPDAAVAAAEQAAARARARALDLPADGLGRLAEVSVWIAAAQGVSPPRPITRARALLLAADHGVATAGLYPWPAGATARRAAAVATGGSPLAVLARRADVGLRVVDVAIAEPAGAPAPAAAAPTDGYRVRGGNGRIDQEDALTVPELDLAFETGRRLADEEIDGGADLLVAGALGVGADTAAAVVVAALRDLEPIDVVDRGDGSDDERWMLRTAAIRDALRRARPFASDPRSVLRVAGGADLAALAGLLVQAASRRTPVIIDGAPGCAAALAAERIAPGARAWWLVGAESGDPAAKHVVGTLGLRPLVDLSTRADDGTGALAAAALVIDAVETAVDLDAAAATVRHADDELSIPDIT, via the coding sequence GTGGAGAACCCGCAGAGCGCCCGCGCCGGGACCGCGACCCCAGGCTCCGAGTCCCCGGGGGCCCCGGCAGCCCCGGCCGGCGCAGCCGCGGACACCGAGAACAACCCCAACGCGGCCGGCCTCACCGCGGCTGTCCCCATCGAGGTCGACGCGGCCCCGGCCAGCGAGACCGACCCGGCGCCCGCGGCTCCTGCCGCGAGCGGGCCGGCTCCGATCGACCCGGTGCCCGAGCCGGATGCCGCCGTCGCCGCCGCCGAGCAGGCCGCCGCGCGCGCCCGGGCGCGGGCGCTGGACCTGCCGGCGGACGGGCTCGGCCGGCTGGCCGAGGTGTCCGTCTGGATCGCCGCCGCGCAGGGCGTTTCGCCGCCTCGGCCGATCACCCGCGCCAGGGCCCTGCTGCTCGCCGCCGACCACGGCGTCGCGACGGCAGGCCTGTACCCGTGGCCGGCCGGCGCCACCGCGCGGCGGGCCGCCGCCGTGGCCACGGGCGGCTCCCCGCTGGCCGTCCTCGCCCGCCGCGCCGACGTCGGCCTGCGGGTCGTCGACGTCGCCATCGCCGAGCCGGCCGGCGCCCCCGCTCCCGCCGCGGCCGCTCCCACCGACGGCTACCGGGTGCGCGGCGGCAACGGGCGGATCGACCAGGAGGACGCGCTGACCGTCCCCGAGCTCGACCTGGCGTTCGAGACCGGCCGGCGGCTGGCCGACGAGGAGATCGACGGTGGCGCCGACCTGCTGGTCGCGGGCGCGCTCGGCGTCGGCGCGGACACCGCCGCCGCGGTCGTCGTCGCCGCGCTGCGCGACCTGGAGCCGATCGACGTCGTCGACCGGGGCGACGGGTCGGACGACGAGCGATGGATGCTGCGCACGGCGGCCATCCGGGACGCGCTGCGCCGGGCCCGGCCGTTCGCCTCCGACCCGCGCTCGGTGCTGCGGGTCGCCGGCGGCGCGGACCTGGCGGCGCTCGCCGGCCTGCTGGTCCAGGCCGCGTCGCGACGCACTCCGGTGATCATCGACGGCGCGCCGGGCTGTGCGGCGGCGCTGGCCGCCGAGCGGATCGCGCCCGGGGCGCGGGCGTGGTGGCTGGTCGGCGCCGAGTCCGGCGACCCGGCGGCGAAGCATGTCGTCGGCACGCTCGGCCTGCGGCCGCTGGTCGACCTGAGCACCCGCGCCGACGACGGCACCGGCGCGCTCGCGGCCGCGGCGCTGGTGATCGACGCGGTGGAGACCGCCGTCGACCTGGACGCCGCCGCCGCGACCGTCCGCCACGCCGACGACGAGCTCAGCATCCCGGACATCACCTGA
- the lpdA gene encoding dihydrolipoyl dehydrogenase, whose translation MAESAAGPVDLVILGGGSGGYAAALRAAELGLSVVLVEKDKLGGTCLHRGCIPTKALLHSAEIVDNIHESATFGILSTLNGIDMAKVNEYKDSVVGGLFKGLTGLVKSRGIEVVAGTGKLTSPTTVTVDGRVIEGRNIILATGSYSRTLPGLELDHEKIITSEDALTLDRVPSSVVVLGGGVIGCEFASVWRSYGADVTIIEALPHLAPLEDESSSKLLERGFRKRGIKFKLKTRFAGVKTTDHGVTVSLEDGSTVDAELLLVAVGRGPVTDGIGYDEVGVAMERGFVLVDRSLRTNIPNVFAIGDIRPGLQLAHVGFAEGIFVAEQIAGLNPTPVDYDNVPKVTYSSPEVASVGLTEVVAKERFGADAVTKVTYNLAGNGKSQILKTAGAVTVIAVKDGPVVGVHMVGDRVGELIAEAQLITNWEAYPSDVAQLIHPHPTMSEALGEAHLALAGKPLHTHD comes from the coding sequence GTGGCAGAATCTGCGGCCGGTCCCGTCGACCTTGTCATCCTCGGTGGTGGAAGCGGCGGATATGCCGCCGCGCTGCGTGCCGCGGAGCTCGGACTGAGCGTCGTCCTCGTCGAGAAGGACAAGCTCGGTGGCACGTGCCTGCACCGCGGGTGCATCCCGACGAAGGCGCTGCTGCACTCGGCGGAGATCGTGGACAACATCCACGAGAGCGCTACCTTCGGCATCCTGTCGACCCTGAACGGGATCGACATGGCCAAGGTGAACGAGTACAAGGACTCGGTCGTGGGCGGCCTTTTCAAGGGCCTGACCGGTCTGGTCAAGTCGCGCGGCATCGAGGTCGTCGCGGGCACCGGCAAGCTGACCTCCCCGACCACCGTGACGGTCGACGGGCGGGTCATCGAGGGCCGGAACATCATCCTGGCGACGGGGTCGTACTCGCGGACCCTGCCCGGCCTGGAGCTCGACCACGAGAAGATCATCACCAGCGAGGACGCGCTGACCCTCGACCGGGTGCCGAGCTCGGTCGTGGTGCTCGGCGGCGGTGTGATCGGCTGCGAGTTCGCGTCGGTGTGGCGTTCCTACGGCGCCGACGTCACGATCATCGAGGCTCTTCCGCACCTGGCGCCGCTCGAGGACGAGTCCAGCTCCAAGCTGCTGGAGCGCGGCTTCCGCAAGCGTGGCATCAAGTTCAAGCTGAAGACCCGGTTCGCCGGGGTGAAGACCACCGACCACGGGGTCACCGTCTCGCTGGAGGACGGCTCGACGGTCGACGCCGAGCTGCTGCTCGTCGCGGTCGGCCGCGGCCCGGTCACCGACGGCATCGGCTACGACGAGGTCGGCGTCGCGATGGAGCGCGGCTTCGTGCTCGTCGACCGCTCCCTGCGCACCAACATCCCGAACGTCTTCGCGATCGGCGACATCCGTCCTGGCCTGCAGCTGGCGCACGTCGGCTTCGCCGAGGGCATCTTCGTCGCCGAGCAGATCGCCGGGCTGAACCCGACCCCGGTCGACTACGACAACGTTCCGAAGGTCACCTACTCCTCGCCCGAGGTGGCCTCGGTCGGGCTCACCGAGGTGGTCGCCAAGGAGCGCTTCGGCGCGGACGCGGTCACCAAGGTGACCTACAACCTCGCCGGGAACGGGAAGTCCCAGATCCTGAAGACCGCCGGCGCGGTCACCGTCATCGCGGTCAAGGACGGGCCGGTGGTCGGCGTGCACATGGTCGGCGACCGGGTCGGTGAGCTGATCGCCGAGGCGCAGCTGATCACGAACTGGGAGGCGTACCCGTCGGACGTCGCCCAGCTGATCCACCCGCACCCGACGATGTCGGAGGCACTCGGCGAGGCGCATCTCGCCCTCGCGGGCAAGCCGCTGCACACGCACGACTAG
- the sucB gene encoding 2-oxoglutarate dehydrogenase, E2 component, dihydrolipoamide succinyltransferase, whose amino-acid sequence MSVSVTMPRLGESVSEGTVTRWLKQEGEHVEADEPLLEVSTDKVDTEIPAPASGVLSSIKVAEDETVEVGVELAVIEDGAAAPAAAPALAAAAAPAPAPAPAPAPTPPPAPTPPPAPVAAAPPPAPVTPPPAPAPAPAPVPVAQAPAPVTTAASNGEARYVTPLVRKMAAELGVDLGTVKGTGPGGRISKQDIVDASKAAPAAAPAPAPAAAPAPVASAPAPAAAPAPVAAKAPVAPVPALRGRTEKLSRLRTVIAKRMVESLQVSAQLTTVVEADVTKIARLRNHAKDAFYAREGVKLSFLPFFAIAACEALREHPVLNSSVDTAAGTITYYDVEHLGIAVDTERGLTVPVIHNAGDLNLSGMARKIDDLAKRTRANQVSPDELSGGTFTLTNTGSRGALFDTPILNQPQVGILGTGTVVKRPAVVEDPNLGEVIAVRSTVYLALTYDHRIVDGADAARFLTTVKARLEEGSFEAELGL is encoded by the coding sequence ATGTCTGTATCCGTCACGATGCCCCGCCTGGGCGAGAGCGTGTCCGAGGGCACGGTCACCCGGTGGCTCAAGCAGGAGGGCGAGCACGTCGAAGCCGACGAGCCGCTCCTTGAGGTCAGCACCGACAAGGTCGACACCGAGATCCCGGCGCCCGCGTCCGGCGTCCTCTCGTCGATCAAGGTCGCCGAGGACGAGACCGTCGAGGTCGGCGTCGAGCTCGCGGTGATCGAGGACGGTGCGGCGGCTCCCGCTGCCGCGCCGGCATTGGCCGCGGCGGCCGCTCCCGCGCCTGCGCCCGCCCCGGCTCCCGCTCCCACGCCGCCGCCGGCTCCCACTCCCCCGCCGGCGCCCGTCGCGGCCGCTCCGCCGCCCGCGCCCGTCACTCCGCCGCCCGCGCCGGCGCCGGCGCCGGCTCCCGTGCCGGTCGCTCAGGCTCCCGCGCCGGTGACCACCGCCGCGTCCAACGGCGAGGCCCGTTACGTCACCCCGCTGGTCCGCAAGATGGCCGCCGAGCTGGGTGTCGACCTGGGCACGGTCAAGGGCACCGGCCCCGGCGGCCGGATCAGCAAGCAGGACATCGTCGACGCGTCCAAGGCCGCCCCGGCCGCCGCGCCGGCTCCCGCCCCCGCCGCGGCCCCGGCGCCGGTTGCCAGCGCGCCGGCCCCTGCCGCGGCGCCGGCGCCCGTCGCCGCCAAGGCTCCGGTCGCGCCCGTTCCGGCCCTGCGCGGCAGGACCGAGAAGCTCTCCCGGCTGCGCACCGTCATCGCCAAGCGGATGGTCGAGTCGCTGCAGGTCAGCGCCCAGCTGACCACCGTCGTCGAGGCCGACGTCACCAAGATCGCCAGGCTGCGTAACCACGCGAAGGACGCGTTCTACGCCCGTGAGGGCGTGAAGCTGTCGTTCCTGCCGTTCTTCGCGATCGCCGCCTGCGAGGCGCTGCGCGAGCACCCGGTGCTGAACTCCAGCGTCGACACCGCCGCCGGCACGATCACCTACTACGACGTCGAGCACCTCGGCATCGCGGTGGACACCGAGCGTGGCCTGACCGTTCCGGTCATCCACAACGCCGGGGACCTGAACCTCTCCGGCATGGCCCGCAAGATCGACGACCTGGCCAAGCGCACCCGCGCGAACCAGGTCTCGCCGGACGAGCTCAGCGGCGGCACGTTCACCCTGACCAACACCGGCAGCCGCGGCGCCCTGTTCGACACCCCGATCCTCAACCAGCCGCAGGTCGGCATCCTGGGCACCGGGACCGTCGTGAAGCGGCCGGCCGTCGTCGAGGACCCGAACCTCGGCGAGGTCATCGCGGTGCGTTCCACGGTCTACCTCGCGCTGACCTACGACCACCGGATCGTCGACGGCGCCGACGCGGCCCGTTTCCTGACCACGGTGAAGGCCCGCCTCGAAGAGGGCTCCTTCGAGGCCGAACTCGGCCTCTGA